Below is a genomic region from Candidatus Eremiobacteraceae bacterium.
TCTCGATCTCGGATGGCTGCTTGCCGTCGCCGGTGCAGCGGTGTGGTCGCCACGGCCACTCACATCGTGGTTCGCCTCGCTCGGCGACGCGCGTTCCATCGCCGAATACGCACGGTCCGGCGGACCGCTTGCGCCGTGCGGCGCAGAACCAATGTCCTCAGACCTCATCGCCCGACTCGCGGCACTCGACGACGCGGCGGCGCTCGATGCGCTCCGCGCGGCCGACAAGTGCGGTGCGCGCGTGCTGACAAAGGTGGACCCGCTTTATCCGCCGCGCCTGCTTGAACTGTGCGACGCGCCGATCGTATTGTATTGCCTCGGAGACGCGGCCATCGCAAATCATCGCGCGGTCGCCATTGTCGGCAGCCGCGCGGCCACGAGCTACGGCCGAACGGTCGCGGCCACATTCGCCCGCGATGCTGCGATATACGGCGCGACGGTCGTCTCGGGGCTTGCTCGTGGCGTCGATGCCGCCGCTCATTCCGCAGCGGTCGAGAGCGGCGGCAAGACTGTCGCGGTGATCGGATCGGGTCTCAGCGCGCTATATCCGCCGTACCACTCGCTGCTCGCCGACGAGATCGTCGCCAGCGGCGGCGCCATGATCTCCGAGTTCCCGCCCGAAATGATCGCGCGGCCGCACCACTTCCCCATGCGCAATCGCATCGTCGCCGCGCTCGCCGACGCCACGGTGGTCACTGAAGCGGCGCACCGCAGCGGCGCGCTCATCACCGCACGCCTCGCCGACGAGTACGGCCGGCGCGTCTTCGCCGTCCCCGGCGACGTCGACAGACCCACCAGCGCCGGCACGAACGCGCTCATCAAAGACGGTGTCACGGCAGCGACGAGCATGGCCGACGTCGCCGAAATCCTCGGCTGGACGCCCAGCTTCGCGACGCGGCAGGACGACGGCACCAATAACCAGGTCGAACTCGATCCGCTTCTCGCCTTGCTCTCCGGCGCCGCACTCGACATCGACGAACTCAGCGTTCGCAGCGGCCGGCCCGCTTCGGACGTGGCCGCAAAGCTCACCATGCTCGAGTTGCGCGGTGTCGTGGAACGCCGTGGTGGCGGCACCTTCGCAGCGGTGAGCACCCGCGCGGCGAAGAACGACGCGAAAGCATGAACGTCACGCTGATCGCTGTCGATCGCTTGCGCGAATCCTACTTGCGAGAGGGTTGCGCCATGTACGTCAAACGGCTCGGGCCGTTGCTGCCGGTGCGCACGATCGACGTCCGGTCGGCCACGCAAAGCGAAGAATCGTCGGCGCTGCTCAAGCAGATTCCCGCAGAGGCTACTCTGTGGGCTCTCGACCGCGGCGGCACCGAGCTCTCGTCGGAACAACTCGCGGGCCACTTGCAAGCCGTCGAGCGCTCCGGGTCGCGCCACCTCGCGCTCGTCATCGGCGGCGCCGACGGCCTCGGTGCGGCGATATTGGCACGTGCCGATCTTGTATGGTCCCTCTCGCCGCTCACGTTTTTGCACGAGATGGCGCGATTGCTGGTGCTCGAACAGCTCTATCGTGCCGTCAAGATCAATCGCGGCGAACCATATCATCGCTGAAGCCGCGAGGGGCCGGCATCGCCGCGCGCCAACTACGCGCAGATGCTCAGCCGCCATCTCGCCGTTCTCGCAAGCATAGAAGACGAACTGCGCTCGCGCATCGCCGCCGCTGCCGTCTCGCTCGGCGTGGAATCAGCGACCTCGCCCGCAGTCAGCCTTGGTCCCACGCGCGATCCGTCGCACGGCGAATTTGCCACCGCCGTCGCGCTTGCGGCCGGCAAGATGTGGCGCAAGAATCCGATGGATGTCGCCGCGGCCATCGCCGAGCGCGGCGTGGCGGGCTTGCCCGATGTCGCAAAAATAGATGTGGCCAAGCCGGGCTTCCTCAACCTGTCCATGACTCCGGCGTTTTGGACGCAGGTGGTCGCCGACGCGCTCGAACGCGGTCAGGCCTATGGCACGTCGGATGCCCTTGCCGACTACAGCCCACTGCTCGTCGAATTCACGTCCGCCAATCCCACCGGTCCGCTTCTCGTCGTGCAGGGCCGGTCGGGCTCGCTCGGCGCCACGTTGGTGGCGATGTTCCGTTTCGCCGGCGCGCAGACGAAATCGGAGACATACGTCAACGATGCCGGCAACCAGCTCGACACGCTCGCCGATTCACTTTTCGCTCGTTATGCCGCGCTGTACGGCGTGGAAACGCCGTTGCCCGAGGACGGCTATCCAGGCGTATACCTCATCGACGTCGCGCAGTTGTTGCGCGACCGCGACGGCGACCGCTGGCTCGATGCCGAGCCGAACGAGCGCCGCCGCGCGCTGGGCCTTTTCGGGCGCGATGTCATCGTCGACGGCCAGCGCCGCGACATGGAGCGGTTCGGCGTGCACTTCGACACGTGGTTCTCCGAAGCTTCTCTCCACGATGCCGGCAAGATCGACGACGTGCTCGTCAAGCTCAAGAGCAGCGGCCACGCCTACGAAAAGGACGGCGCGCTCTATCTCAAGTCGACCGAGTTTGGCGATGAAAAAGACCGCGTGCTTCGCCGCAGCGACGGCCGGCCGACGTACCTCGCTGCCGACGCGGCATACCACCGCGACAAACTCGAACGCGGCAACAAGTATCTGCTGAACATCCTCGGCCCCGATCACCATGGCTACATCGAGCGTCTGAAGGCTCTAGTGGCAGCCCTCGGACACCCAGGCTCGCTCGAGGTGCTGCTCGCGCAGCACGTGACGTTGAAGCGCGGCGACGAGATCGTCAAGATGAGCAAACGCGAGGGGAACGTCGTCACGCTGGCAGACGTCATGGATGAAGTCGGCGTGGATGCGGCGCGCTTTTTCTTCGTCAACCGTGCGCCGGAATCGCACCTCGTCTTCGACCTCGAGCTTGCGATGGAGCAGTCGGCGAAGAACCCGGTGTACTACGTGCAATACGGTCACGCGCGCATCGCGTCGATCCTGCGCAAGGCGTCTGCTCCCGAGCATGCGGCGTCGCTCGAGCGCGCGCACCGCGGCGACGACATCGCGGCGCTGTCTCACCCGGCCGAAATCGCGCTGATCCGCCGGATCGCCGACTTCGAACGCACGGTGGTGGACGCTGCCAAAGCGCGCGCGCCGCACCGTGTCGCCGAATACACGCGCGATCTAGCGACCGATTTCCACGCGTTCTACACCGATTGCATCGTGTTGGGCGACGACGCGCGCGTCACGAGCGCCCGGCTGTCGCTGTGCATCGTCGCGAAAACGGCGCTGGCATCGGCGCTGCGATTGCTTGGGGTTTCGGCACCCGACAATATGTAGGAGGGTGAGCAACGCTCACCCAAAACCAAAGGGCAAGCGATGCTTGCCCTAGTACGAGCGTTAAAAAAAATGGGCGAGCGATGCTCGCCCTAGTACGGCTCGCCCTAGTACGGCTCGCCTAAGTTCAGCTACGCAACCTCGTCGTGAAATGCGGGGCGGCCGCGGATCCACGGATGGATCCAAACATTCCATGCCAATTTGATCAGCGCAGCGGCCGGGATGGCGAGCACGAGACCCCACACGCCGAACAATTCGCCGCCCGCGAAGATCGCGAAGATCACCGCCATCGGCGATACGCCGACGCTCTCCGCCATGACCTTGGGAACGAGCAAGATGTCGGATATCTTCGAGATGACGGCGATGGTGACCACCGTGATCAGCACCATGGTCCATCCCTGGAGCGATCCTAACATCAGGCCAAATCCAAGGGCGACGAGAATGCCCAAAAATGGAAGTGCGTAGAGCACGCCGGTAAGCGCGCCCAGCAAGAGCGCGTACTGCGAGCCGGCGATCGTGAGCACGAGCCAGACGGCGAGCCCCGTGAACACGCACAGCACGAATTGCCCGTACACGAACCCGCCAACTACACGCGAGATCTCGCGCGCGACGCGTTCTGCCGCTGGTCTGCCGCTCTCGGGAAACAAGCTGTAGAACGATGCGCGGATCTCCGTGACGCGCGTCAAGAAGTAGTATGAAAGCACGATCGCGGTGATGCCCACCACGATATCGCTCGCGATGCCGAGCAGCGCATTGCCGGCTCCAAGAACCAGATTGTTGACGCCGGCCGAAATCTGCGCAAGCGCGCTGTTCTCGATATCCTGGAATTGCGCCGGTAGCGCTTTGGCGCCGAAATGCGCGACGATCCATGCCTGCGACGAATTCGACCAGCCTTGAACGATGCCGACCACATCGCCGCTGTTGGCGAAGAACGACTGTAGTTGCGCGATCGTGTCCGGCACGATGATGAAACCGAAGAACAACACCATGAGCACGAGCGCCGCATAGACGATGGCGACCGCCGCGAGCCGCGGCATGCGTTTGCTCAGCCGGCGAACGACCGGATTGATGCCGTACGCCATGAGCGTCGCCACGATGAACACTTCGACCGTGAGCGGGATGCGCGAGACGACGAACAGTGCGACGGCGGCAAGCGCGATCGCGCCCGCCACGCGCCAGATGCGCGGCCGCTCCGAGATGTCCAACGCGGACGCGCGCGTGGTCATCCGGTGGAAGTCCCCAATGCCTTCGTCATGATGGCGCGCTCTTCTGTAAATCCCATCGCAGCGTACAGCGCTCGCGCGGGCACGTTGCCTGCCGTGACCATAAGGCTCAAATGCGGCAGACCGAGCTTGCGCGCCTCTCGCTCAGCCTCGGCAAGCAGGAGCCGGCCGGCGCCGCGCCTGCGCGCGATCGGCTCGACCGCCATATACGCGACGAACGCCTGCCTCATCTGCGTGACGTCGTCCGGTATGTCGACGATCAACAGAAGAAATCCGACCGGTACCGATTCCGACTCCGCGATGAACACCACGGTCTCCGGACGTTGTTCGCAAAAAGTCAGCAGGCGCCGAAACGCTAAGGCTGCGATGTCGCCGCTCACCGGCCGGACGGCGGAAACGCCCGATTGTGCGGTGTCGGCTCCGAGCGCCTCGATATAAGCGTGGTCGCCCGGATGCCCCCGGCGAACGACGATGGTCAACGCGCGTGCGCT
It encodes:
- the dprA gene encoding DNA-processing protein DprA, producing MTDDLDLGWLLAVAGAAVWSPRPLTSWFASLGDARSIAEYARSGGPLAPCGAEPMSSDLIARLAALDDAAALDALRAADKCGARVLTKVDPLYPPRLLELCDAPIVLYCLGDAAIANHRAVAIVGSRAATSYGRTVAATFARDAAIYGATVVSGLARGVDAAAHSAAVESGGKTVAVIGSGLSALYPPYHSLLADEIVASGGAMISEFPPEMIARPHHFPMRNRIVAALADATVVTEAAHRSGALITARLADEYGRRVFAVPGDVDRPTSAGTNALIKDGVTAATSMADVAEILGWTPSFATRQDDGTNNQVELDPLLALLSGAALDIDELSVRSGRPASDVAAKLTMLELRGVVERRGGGTFAAVSTRAAKNDAKA
- a CDS encoding 23S rRNA (pseudouridine(1915)-N(3))-methyltransferase RlmH, whose translation is MNVTLIAVDRLRESYLREGCAMYVKRLGPLLPVRTIDVRSATQSEESSALLKQIPAEATLWALDRGGTELSSEQLAGHLQAVERSGSRHLALVIGGADGLGAAILARADLVWSLSPLTFLHEMARLLVLEQLYRAVKINRGEPYHR
- the argS gene encoding arginine--tRNA ligase, whose protein sequence is MLSRHLAVLASIEDELRSRIAAAAVSLGVESATSPAVSLGPTRDPSHGEFATAVALAAGKMWRKNPMDVAAAIAERGVAGLPDVAKIDVAKPGFLNLSMTPAFWTQVVADALERGQAYGTSDALADYSPLLVEFTSANPTGPLLVVQGRSGSLGATLVAMFRFAGAQTKSETYVNDAGNQLDTLADSLFARYAALYGVETPLPEDGYPGVYLIDVAQLLRDRDGDRWLDAEPNERRRALGLFGRDVIVDGQRRDMERFGVHFDTWFSEASLHDAGKIDDVLVKLKSSGHAYEKDGALYLKSTEFGDEKDRVLRRSDGRPTYLAADAAYHRDKLERGNKYLLNILGPDHHGYIERLKALVAALGHPGSLEVLLAQHVTLKRGDEIVKMSKREGNVVTLADVMDEVGVDAARFFFVNRAPESHLVFDLELAMEQSAKNPVYYVQYGHARIASILRKASAPEHAASLERAHRGDDIAALSHPAEIALIRRIADFERTVVDAAKARAPHRVAEYTRDLATDFHAFYTDCIVLGDDARVTSARLSLCIVAKTALASALRLLGVSAPDNM
- a CDS encoding AI-2E family transporter, whose translation is MTTRASALDISERPRIWRVAGAIALAAVALFVVSRIPLTVEVFIVATLMAYGINPVVRRLSKRMPRLAAVAIVYAALVLMVLFFGFIIVPDTIAQLQSFFANSGDVVGIVQGWSNSSQAWIVAHFGAKALPAQFQDIENSALAQISAGVNNLVLGAGNALLGIASDIVVGITAIVLSYYFLTRVTEIRASFYSLFPESGRPAAERVAREISRVVGGFVYGQFVLCVFTGLAVWLVLTIAGSQYALLLGALTGVLYALPFLGILVALGFGLMLGSLQGWTMVLITVVTIAVISKISDILLVPKVMAESVGVSPMAVIFAIFAGGELFGVWGLVLAIPAAALIKLAWNVWIHPWIRGRPAFHDEVA
- a CDS encoding GNAT family N-acetyltransferase, translated to MTIVVRRGHPGDHAYIEALGADTAQSGVSAVRPVSGDIAALAFRRLLTFCEQRPETVVFIAESESVPVGFLLLIVDIPDDVTQMRQAFVAYMAVEPIARRRGAGRLLLAEAEREARKLGLPHLSLMVTAGNVPARALYAAMGFTEERAIMTKALGTSTG